The Marinitoga litoralis region TCCTAAATATAATAATCCAAGCGGCTTTAACCAAAAATCATATGCAGCAGAATCATATATCCATGGATTAATCAGCAAGAAAGATGCCATTAATCTTCTCCTTTCATTATTTCATAGAAAACATTGACTCCTTTAAGGGTTAAATATGGATCATAATTATTAAATTCTGGAATTATTCCTTGTAGTGATTTCCCTATTCCACCTGTTATTACAATATTAAACTCTGTATTATATTCATTTTTTATTTCATACAATAATCTTTGAATACCATATACTACCGTTTTTATAATACCAATTTGTATGTTATCTATAGTATTTTTTCCTACAGAATAATCAAGAAATTTTAATTCAACTTGTGGCAATTTTGCTGTTTTAGAAAACAATGCCATCATTTGTGTATTAATACCAGGTATAATTGATCCACCAATAAAATTCCCATTATATAATACATCTATAGTTATAGCAGTTCCAAAATCTATTCCAATAGCATTTTCACCATAATATTTTTTTAATGCTAAAGCATTTGCTATTCTATCAGCACCAACTTCATTCGGATAATCAACTTCTAATCTCATATTATTTAAGCTTTTTGAATTAACAAAAAACGCTTCTGTATTAAAATATTTTTGTGCAAATTTACCTAATATATAATTAACAGATGGAACCACTGATGATATAACAATAGAATTTATTTCATTTTCTTTTATATTTTCTCTAATAAATAATGGGTATAAATGTGAATATAGTTCATCTTCTGTTTCAAATGATTTAGTCCCTATTCTCCAGGTATTAATAAATTTTCCTTCAAAAAGACCTATAACTATATGCGTGTTTCCTACATCAAATAATAATCTCAATTCATTCACCCCATATTTCTGAAGATGCTTTTCTTAATCTATTCATTATTGAAATTCCTAAGCCTTTATCTAAAACACCTTCAATAATTATTACATCATTATCTGTTTTATCAGCATCTCTAAGTATAGAAAATAAATTCACAGCAATTTTATAATAATTATCTTTACTACCTGAAATCATTATATCATATTCATTAAAAAACTTTTTATCTTCTTCAAATATTACTAATAATGGATTTTTATAATTTTTTATTTTCTCTTTGATTATATTTATTCTATTTTCTGAATATTCCACCAATATAGTTTTTTTATCTGGAGCATAATGCCTATACTTCATGCCAGGCGCTTTAGCTGTATCCACCTTTCCTTTTCCATATACAAAATCAGGAATTTTTATTTTTCCAAACACTTCTTTTAAATTTTCTGGTGTTATTGGACCTGGCCTTAATATTGTTGGAATTTCTTCTGTTAAATCTATAACTGTTGATTCTAAACCAAAATCAACATTTCCACCATCAATAATTACATCAACTCTACCTTTCATATCCTCTACTACATGTTCTGCAATAGTTGGACTTGGTTTGCCAGATAAATTAGCACTTGGTGCTGCTATAGGAACTCCCGACATTTCAATTAATTTATTTGCAATGGGATGTGCAGGAATTCTAACAGCAACAGTATCCATATTTGCTGTAATTATGTTAGGAACAATACTTTTTCTTTTTAACACAAAAGTAATAGGTCCAGGTACAAATATTTTTATTTTTTCTAATAATTCTTCAGTAATATATACATAATCTTTTATCTTTTCTAATTTATCAAAATGCATAATCAAAGGATTATCTGCTGGCCTTCCTTTAGCCTTATATATTTTTTTCACTGCATTTTCATTTAATGCATTTGCACCTAAACCGTATACTGTTTCTGTTGGAAAAACAACCAAACCACCTAATTTAATAATATCAGCAGCTATATTAATTTTTTCTAAATTCACATCAAAAGGATTAATTTTCAATATTTTAGTTTCCATTTTATTCTCCTCTAATTTCTTTTTTTGCTTCTTCTAAAAATGCCACCGCTTCTCTTAAATGTGGTATTACTATTGAACCTCCAACAATTAATGCAATATCAAATATTTCATAAAACTCTTCATCTGTTACACCTTCTTCAAGACATCTTTTTATATGATAGGCTATACACCCTTCACATCTTAAAACCATAGACGCTACAAGTCCTAACATTTCTTTGTATTTTGTTGGTATTGCCCCATCTTTATACACTGCTCCATCAAGATTAAAAAATCTTTTTGTATTTAATGTTCCATTACTTAATATTTTTTCATTCATTTTTTCCCTGAATTCATTGAATTCTTTTAAATTCATTTATTACACCTCCAAATTAAATTTATTTAATTATAACATTAAAATATTGTCCATTCAAAATATTCTTTCTACAGATAATTTATACTACCTATATTTTAATATAATTATTTATGTGTAAAATTTTTATATTTTTTTCATGAATAATATAGATATTTCATTTTCTCTAATTTTTAATGAATTACTAGTATTTTTATATTTTTATGATAAAATATAAAAAGAAAAAAATAGAGGAGGATTCTATGAATAAAAAAACTTATAACTATGTTTGGGATACACTTTTCATTATTTATTTAATTGTATTAATATATTTTGCAACCACTCCTAAAGCTCCTTTTAATTATTCGAGATTTGATGGGGAAGATAAAATATGGCATTTTATTGCTTACGCTGGTGGAATGTTTTTGTTTTTAAAAAGCTATTTTAACAGAAAATTTTTTCTATATTTTTTTGGAGCTATAATTTTTATTCTTCCTATAGGAAGTGAGTATATACAAGCA contains the following coding sequences:
- a CDS encoding type III pantothenate kinase produces the protein MNELRLLFDVGNTHIVIGLFEGKFINTWRIGTKSFETEDELYSHLYPLFIRENIKENEINSIVISSVVPSVNYILGKFAQKYFNTEAFFVNSKSLNNMRLEVDYPNEVGADRIANALALKKYYGENAIGIDFGTAITIDVLYNGNFIGGSIIPGINTQMMALFSKTAKLPQVELKFLDYSVGKNTIDNIQIGIIKTVVYGIQRLLYEIKNEYNTEFNIVITGGIGKSLQGIIPEFNNYDPYLTLKGVNVFYEIMKGED
- a CDS encoding L-threonylcarbamoyladenylate synthase → METKILKINPFDVNLEKINIAADIIKLGGLVVFPTETVYGLGANALNENAVKKIYKAKGRPADNPLIMHFDKLEKIKDYVYITEELLEKIKIFVPGPITFVLKRKSIVPNIITANMDTVAVRIPAHPIANKLIEMSGVPIAAPSANLSGKPSPTIAEHVVEDMKGRVDVIIDGGNVDFGLESTVIDLTEEIPTILRPGPITPENLKEVFGKIKIPDFVYGKGKVDTAKAPGMKYRHYAPDKKTILVEYSENRINIIKEKIKNYKNPLLVIFEEDKKFFNEYDIMISGSKDNYYKIAVNLFSILRDADKTDNDVIIIEGVLDKGLGISIMNRLRKASSEIWGE
- a CDS encoding carboxymuconolactone decarboxylase family protein produces the protein MNLKEFNEFREKMNEKILSNGTLNTKRFFNLDGAVYKDGAIPTKYKEMLGLVASMVLRCEGCIAYHIKRCLEEGVTDEEFYEIFDIALIVGGSIVIPHLREAVAFLEEAKKEIRGE